The Syntrophorhabdaceae bacterium DNA window CCGGATGGAACCATTATGCGGAAAAGGTATTCGGCTGGTCCTCATACGAGGCCGTGGGTAATGATTTCTTTATATTTACGGCTCCCCCTGCCCCATACGAAACGCCTTCTCCCCTACCCGCCGCCGATGGCGTTCCCGTCCATGAGATAAGGACCCATTCGAATAAGCAAGGCAGCACGATCACTTGCGAGTGGAGCCACCACATCGGGAGAGATGGAAAAGGCACCATGACGGGCGCGGTCTCCGTGGGCAATGTTACCCGCGTTATGGGTGCAATCGAGCCGGCCGATGAGAGCTCCCGTTTTCTTCAGGCCCTGATCGACTCTATTCCGGACCCTATCTATTATAAGGATGGGAACGGGAAGTACCTGAACTGCAACAAGGCCTTTGCCATGGTCCTGGGGAAAGAGAGAGAGCAGATCGTGGGGAGGACCGTCTTCGATCTTCATCCCCTTGATCTTGCCCGCCATTACCAAGAAAAAGATTCCCAGCTTTTTCAGAACCCGGGGGTGCAGACCTATGAGGCCTCTTTCATGTACGCCGACGGGATGAGGCACGACGTCATCTTTGTGAAGGGCACGTTCCTCGATAAAGAAGGTGCGATCGGAGGGCTGATCGGGGTCATTCGCGACATTACCGAACGCAGAAGGGCGGAGACGAGACTCTCCGAATCGGAGGAGCGCTACCGTATCGCCATCGAACATTCCAACGACGGCGTCGGCATCCTGAAAGGGGACCACCATGTCTATGTAAATCAAAGGTATCTCGAGATATTCGGCTACGATAAGGTGGAAGAGCCGCTCAAGAAAAATATATTCAATACCGTCCACCCCGATGATCGCGAGAAGGTGAGGGCAATAAATCGGGCGAGACAAAAGGGCGAGCCGGTTCCTTCCCGTTATGAATTCAAAGGCGTCCGAAAAGACGGGAGCCCCATCCACGTGGAAGTCTCGGCCACGGAAATCACGTACAGGGACGAGCCGGCGGGCCTCGTCTACTTAAGAGACGTCACGGAGCGCAAGATAGCCCTCGATAAGCTGCAGGAGAGCGAAAGCAAATACAGGACCCTCTTCGACCACGCCACCGCCGCGATCTTTATCGTAAAAGACGATCAATTCATAGACTGTAATCAAAAGGCGTTAACCGTGTTTGACTGTTCCAGGGAAGAAATAATGGCCCAAACCGCGTTTCGCTTTGCCCCTTCCGGTGAAGGTGAAGCCAAAGACCCTTCTCAAAGGTTACGGGAAAGATTTGCCGCGGCCCTCGCCGGTCAAACCCAGTTTTTCGAGTCAAAAGCCGTCAGATACGATGGGTCCCCTTTCGACGCAGAGATCAGCCTGAGCCGCATCGAGCTTGAGGGGGAGTATATGCTCCAGGTCATCATTCAGGATATTACCCAACGGAAAGAGACCGAGCGGGAGCTCGAAACGAAATCCTTAAGCCTTGAAGAAGTGAACGTCGCCCTGAGGGTGCTTCTCCGGCAAAGGGAAAAGGATAAGAATGAGGTCGGTGACCATATTCTGCGCAACGTCGAGGACCTCGTGCTCCCCTACATAGACATCTTGAAACAAAGAAGGATGGACGAGCAGCAGAACGCATATCTGAATGTCCTCGAGATAAATCTGAAGAATATCATCTCTCCCTTTATGCACAGGCTGACGTCCGTGTTCGGTGGTTTTACCCCGGCTGAGATCAAAGTAGCAAACTTTATAAGGGAAGGTAAAACCATCAAGGAAATCGCCCGGATAATAGGGGTATCGGAGAGCTCCGTCAACACCCATCGGCAGCACATCAGGAATAAGCTCGGTCTCGCCAACCGAAAAACAAATCTGAGGACCTATCTCATGTCCCTCTCTAGATGATGATCTTTTATCATCATTTTCTAATCATTTATTAATCGTCAATCCCCTGCTCTATCTGTGCTAGTATTATACTGAAAGGTCGAACGTGAACAAGGGATGGGTGTGAAGCGTGGTGTCTTTGCCGCTCGAAAAGATACGGGAAACATGGGGCGACAGGAGGCAAAGATAACGATGAGGGAGAGTGCATTATGAAGAGCAGAATTATCGAGCGGGAAGAATTTTCATGGCCCGACAGGAGCACCCAACGGTACTGCACGGTCCGGGAGCGATATTTCCATGAAGGCAGGCCCGCGGGGCTTGCATCATCAGACAACGGGACCGGCTACACCGAAGGGATTCTGAATATTATGGATGTGAAACCGGAATGGACCGTGCTCGATATGGCCTGCGCCGACGGGGCACTTGCAATTGCCCTGGCAGAGCGGGTGAAACATGTGACGGCCGTCGATTTTTCGGAAAACATGCTCGAAATCCTCAAGGCACGCCTTATCACCAAGTCCATCACAAACGTGAAACCTATTCACGGGCAATGGGAAGACGACTGGAACGGCCTCGGGATCGGAATGCACGATGTTGCCGTGGCATCCCGTTCGGTCCGGGCGGACGACCTTCTCGACACGGTCCTCAAGCTCAATTCGTTTGCAAAAAAACGGGTATACCTCTCCACCGCGGTAGGGGACGGACCCTTTGACCGTGCAATTTATGAGGCGACAGGCAGAACACTGAATATGGGCCCCAGCTATACCTATGTCTATTACAACCTGATCTACCGGCGCATGGGCATCCTCGCCAATATCGCGTTCGTGAGAGAATCACGGGAGAATGAATGGTCCTCTCTCCAGGAGGCTCTGGACAGTCAAAAATGGATGTTCGGCGATCTGACCATGGAGGAAGACGAGAAGCTGAGACGCCATCTCGACCGCACCCTCATAGAGGCGGACGGCAGGTGGAGGCTTCCCTATGAGCGGGAATGCAGATGGGCCGTCATGTCGTGGGAGAAGGAGTAAGGGTCCCGGGGACTCTCGCCGCACTTTAGCCCATGATGTGGTACCCTCCGTCTACGAAGTGAAGTCCCCCGGTGATGCTTCTCGACCGGTTGCTCACGAGGAAAGCCGCCAGGAACCCTACCTCTTCGATGGAGACGATGTGACGCTCGGGTGATACGGTCTCGGCCCGGGTGACAAGGTCGTCAAAATGGTCGATGCCCGAAGCGGCGCGCGTCCTGATCGGGCCGGGCGAGATGCTGTTGACCCTGATCCGCTCCGGACCCAACTCCGCAGCGAGGTACCTGACTACGCTCTCCAGGGCCGCCTTCACGGGCCCCATCACGTTGTAGTGCTCCACTACCTTTTCGGACCCGTAATAGGTGATCGTAAGCAGCGACCCTCCGTCGGTCATGAGAGGCTCACAGAGTCTCGCCATGCGGATGAACGAGTGGCATGACGTATCCATGGCAGTGAGAAAACCCTCGCGCGAGCTGTCCGCCACCCGTGCATGGAGGTCTTCCTTCGGCGCAAAGGCGATGGAGTGGAGGGCGAAATCGAGTTTCCCCCATGTTTCGTCTATCCTTTCGAATACCGCCTCAAGCTGGCCGGGGACCGTGACATCGCAGGGCATGATAATGGGACACCCCATTTCTTCGGCCAGGGGTCTCACATATCTTTCCGTCTTCTCATGAGAATAGGTAACGGCAAGTTCGGCCCCCAGGAGCCGGAACACGAGGCCGCATCCGTAAGCGATGCTGTTTTCATTGGCCATGCCGAGGACCAGCCCCTTCTTCCCATTCAGAAAACTACTGAAGCCCGCCCCTATAATCTCCGCCAGTCCTTTTTTCCTCTCCTCCAAAGTGGTGCTCGTCATAGGTCCCTCCCCGATTTTTTGTTGCCTTGATCCCGGGCCGATGAGGCACAACCGCCGCCGGTACGGACGAAGCAACGTCCCCGGTTGCCGGTGATGGAGCGCTTCCTGTTATCGATTCAAGGGCCGGTCCCTTGACTCGGCCGAAGGCCTTTATCACTAACGACTAGCGACTGCCTTTATTTAAATATAAGGCGAATGGTAGCCAATGTGTCGGCACATGTGAAGGTATTTTCGCGCTCGGCGGCCCTCCCAGTTGACAAGGGGCGGCCAAACCAATTATTCTGATACCACTACTATATAATAAGAGGAGCGCCTCATGATACGAGCGAAATTGTGGTTCCGGTGCGCGGCCATGCACGACCCCGTCACCCCGAAGGTGGTCCAGCCCGCGCTCGTGGGCTGGGAAGGCAAGCAGCGAAGGGTCGACCTCACGATCGAAAGGGCCTTCAACGGCGAAGAGCTGATCCGCCGGATGAAGGGGTGGGTGACTACCGATCCGGCAAAGGTCATTGCCGTGGTGAAGGAGCACGCCAAAATGAAGGTCCTCGACGATTCAGAGCTGGTCCTCGAGATGGAGGACGAGGGGAATTATGAGGCACTTGAATCAGCCCTCAAAGCGGCCTTCGCCGGCGAGGTAGATATAGAGCGAATTCAAAAAAAGCGCCTCTAGGCGTGCATATTGTCCCTTCGACAGCTCGGGCACGTGGGGAAACGCGCCGCTCTTTGCCGGCCCACGGGGGTTTACCAAATATATCCGGAAGGGCCGGACCGCTCCTTCGCCTTCCGTGGCCGTTTCCTGCGGCAATTCACGCGTTCGATTTTGCATCTTCAATTTTGCGTTGACTTCTCCCCCTCATGTGATAAAATGAAAGGCTTCATCAATCCTTTTTCACTGACCTCACGAGGCTATGTTATTTAATTCACTAGATTTTCTCATTTTTTTCGCCCTTACCGCCATCGGATTTTTTGCCATACCGGAACGTTTCCGGTGGGCCCTCCTGCTTCTTGCCAGCTATGTCCTCTATATGTCATGGGAGCCTGCTTATACGGTGCTTCTCGCCGCCCTTACCCTTTTCAATTATTATGCGGCCCTCCGTATCGCGAGGGCGCAATCGGTGCGCGAGAAAAAGACGGCACTCATCCTCAGCCTCCTTTCGAATGCGGGCCTTCTCTTCCTCTTCAAATACCTAGGACTCTTCTCCCTTTCCGTTCAAGCCCTGTGCAGGTCTCTCAATATGACAGTGGCGATCCCGGTTGTCTCCCTGGCGCTCCCCGTGGGAATCTCCTTTTACACGCTCAAGATAATGAACTATACCGTCGATGTCTACCGGGGGAAGGTGGAGCCTGAAAGGAGACTCGGCTTTTTTGCCCTTTATGCGGCTTTCTTCCCCCAACTGCTTGCCGGGCCCATTGACCGGGCCGCCAAGCTCCTTCCCCAGTTCCATGAGAAGACCGGATTTGACTACCAGCGGGTAAGGGACGGGCTGGCCCTTATGCTGTGGGGATTCTTTCAAAAGATGGTCATCGCCGACAATCTGGCCGTCATGGTGGATAAGGTCTACGACAATCCCGCCCTCCACGGGGCGCCGGTCCTTGCCCTCGCGAGCCTGTTATTCACCTTTCAGATATACTGCGATTTTTCCGGTTATTCCGATATTGCCATAGGGGCAGCAAGGGTCTTTGGCTACAAATCGATGCAGAATTTCGATCGTCCTTACTTCTCCGCCTCCATTCCGGAATTCTGGAGACGATGGCATATTTCCCTTTCCACCTGGTTCAGGGATTACCTCTATATCCCGCTGGGAGGCAATCGAGGCTCCCGTGCCCGCTGGTACATGAATCTCATGATCGTCTTTCTCGTGAGCGGCCTGTGGCATGGCGCCAACTGGACCTTTGTGGTATGGGGCGCCATCCATGGATGCTTCTACGTGATCTCTACCCTGACTCTGGGCGTGCGGGAGCGGATCGCGGTCCTTACGGGCCTGGCGCGCGTACCATCGGTCCACAAAGGGCTGCGGGTGGCGATTACCTTCTGCCTCGTCACCTTTGCCTTCATATTCTTCAGGGCCCCCACCCTATCTCATGGTGTGACGATCGTAGAGCGGCTCGTGACGGGATGGGGCGGCACATTCGGGCAAGACGGCGCAGGCGCCTTGATGGCCTTTATCCGGTCCAATTTTTTCGAATTTTCAGTCGGTCTCCTCTCCGTGGCGCTTATGGAGACGGTCCACCTGGTGCAGGACAGGCCGAAAGCGAGGGATATGTTCCGGAGCGGTCCGGCATGGGTACGCTGGCCCCTCTATTACGGCCTTATTGCGGCGGTCCTCCTTTTGGGCAGTTTCGGCTCCCGGCAATTTATATACTTTCAGTTCTAGGTGGGCAGGATGAAACGGTTCGTTCTTAGAATTTTGCTTTTCCTGGTCCCCTTCGCGGCCCTGCTTGCGATCGAGATTTTTCTGCTTCCTATCGACTTTTTTACCTTCAGGGTATGGGAAGCCTTGAAAACGGACAGCATGAGCAAATACCTGCCGGGCTATTTCTACCCGGACATGAGCGTTACTAAAGTGGAGGAAGGAGATCTCGGGCACCATTCAGTCAATGGAGTGAAACGAAGGGTAGAGTGGAGGACGGACCGGGGCGGCTACCGGAACTCGTGGCCCGCGAGCGAATGTGGGACGCTCATCATCGGCGATTCGAATGGCGTGGGCACCGGCCTTACCCAGGAAGATACGCCGGCCCGTGCCCTGGCGCGTGAGCTCGGGGCAAAGGTCTACAGCTTCGCCCCCGGCTCGGTGAATGCCTATTTGAAGGAGCAGCGTTTTCTCGATCACCCTCCCTCCCTCGTGATACTCCTGTCCATAGAGCGACAGGTCGTGACGCTCAGGCCGGTAAAGAAAGAGCTCGTCTCCCCGTCCGCCTTCGAACGTCAACTCATCCGGGCACGCTCCCTCATGTCGGAAAACCGGATGGTCGAAAAGGTCGCCATACCCGTTGACAGGGCTTTCAAGGCGATCATGCTCCATTATGTACGGGCCGAGATCAGACGGAACCTCTCCTTATCCACCCCCGGCGGAGGAAAAGGGGAAGGGCAAAAGAGGGTACTCTTTCTCCCCCCGGGACTCTTCGGTCACGAGGTACCCGAGGCGCTCCTCAAGGAAAGCGTGAAAGTGATTGCAGGGTACCGGGACGCGTTCGAGCGGCGGGGAGTCCGCTTTCTCTTTCTTCCCATTCCGGATAAGGAGAATATCTACCATGACCTCGTTCCCCTGAAAGAGAAACCTCTTTTTCTGACCCGCCTCGTACCGGCACTTCGAAAGGAAGGGATAGAGACGGTCGATGTCCTGAACGCCTTTGAGGGGACCTACCGTGAGAATGGTCCCGAACTCTACCTGTCGGACGATACCCATTGGGGTGCGGAAGGCGTAAGGATCGCGGCAAGGCTCATAAAACAGGAAATTGCCGGAAAGGCCCCGTTGGCAGGCGCGGCGGGCGGGATGTCGAAAACCCCCTGAAAAACTAATATTTATTCGTACCCGTGGGAGATGTTACTTCCCCGTGATATGCTCGTAAAACTCTTTGAGGTTTTTGAGAGTCACTATGTCCATACCGTCCATTTTCTCCATGCTCCTCGGACAGAATATCTTGGTGATGCCCAGCCGCTCGCACTCCTTCACCCTCGCCTCGATACCCGCCACCCTTCTCACCTCTCCCGTGAGGCCCACCTCTCCGACCAGGGCCGTATCTTTGCCGAGGCTCCGGTCAAGAAAGCTCGACAAAATCGCGGCGGCCACAGCGAGGTCTATGGCCGTCTCGGTGACCTTCATGCCGCTCGTCACGTTGACGTAGATATCCCTGTCGAAAAGGGTCTTGCCGAGTACCTTCTCGATTACGGCAATGAGGATGTAGAGCCGGTTCATATCGTATCCCAGGGAGAGTCGCTTGGGCATGGCGAAATTGGTCTTCGGCGTGATGGCCTGCACTTCCAGTATAAGGGGCCTCGATCCCGAGATATAGGGGAAAAGCGTACTGCCCGGGCCGATCTCGCCCCTCTCGGCAACGAAAAACTGGGAGGCGTTCTCCACGCTGATGAGCCCTTCCTTTTGCATCTGAAATATGCCGACTTCATCGACGGAGCCATACCTGTTCTTTATCGCCCGGAGCATTCTGTATGGCAGGGTCTTGTCCCCCTCGAAATAGAGCACCGTGTCGACCATGTGCTCGAGGATCTTCGGCCCTGCGATGGCCCCTTCTTTCGTGACATGGCCGATGAAGACGTGGGCCGTTTCCTTCCGTTTCATCTCCCGAATGAGTCTGGACGAAACGTCCTTGATCTGGCTCGGGCTGCCCGGAAGCATGGGCAGTCTTGGATTATAGATCGACTGGATGGAGTCGATGATGACGAGGCCGTAGGAGGCCTCCTCGATGGCCGTGAGGATATCTTCCATGCTGCTCGTGGTGAGCATGGGGAAAGGATGGGAGAGCATGAGTCTTCGTCTTCGCGAGGAGAGCTGCCTTAAGGACTCCTCCCCCGACACGTAGAGAACCCCATGTCCGAGCTCCACCATCTTCGATGCGATTTCGAAACAGAGGGTGGTTTTGCCTATTCCCGGGTCTCCCCCGAGGAGGATCGATGAGCCCCGGGTGAGACCGCCTCCCAAGACGCGGTCCATCTCCTCGATACCGAGGACCACCCGCTCCTCGATAAAATCCTCTTCCCTTACCAGTACGGGCTTCTCCGGGGCTTCGATCGACCCGCTCTCGGCCCTGAACTCCTTGACCGTCTCCCAATTCCCGCACCGCGGGCATCTGCCGAGCCATTTCGAGGTCTCATACCCGCACTCGTCGCACATAAAGGCGGTTTTTTTAGCCATTGCGCGATACGCCCAGGTGAAGTTTGAGAAGAGATGCCTGATATTCGAGCATTTTGACGAGCCATGGCCTCGTCTTCGGCAGCTCATGGGGGGCCAGCTCCAGGGTCACGTATTCGTCGTACCCGAGCCTTCGGGCCGTATTCAGCAGCTTGGCCACGGGAAGGTCCCCTCTGCCGAGAAAAAGGTGGCTTTTGTAGCCGCCATAATCGCTTATATGAATATTTTTCAGCCGCCCGGTGGAGAAGAATTTGAGAAAGGCCGCCACCACATCACCCCCGAAAGTGCCGAGATGGGTCGTATCGAAGGTGAAATAGAGGTTCCTCTCCATCCCGAAGGAGATGAGGTCTTCGTAGGCATTGAGCACGTAAGGGGCAAGCATGAGCCGCTTGCCCAGAAGGGGCATATTCTCGACTGCAAGGGAACACCCCCGGCATTCGAATTCCTCCTGAAAATCCTTTACTTTTTTGAACCAGCGGAAGAATTTCATCTCCATACTGTACCACGAAGGGGGATGGAAGTTCACTACCCCGGCCCCGAGAATGGAGCCTATTTCAAGGGTGCGGGAAAGGATCTCCTGTGATGAGCCCCAGGACCTCATTTTCGCGAAGGGTGCGTGCACCGAATATACGGGGAGTATGTCAAGACATTCCCGGACTTTGTCGATAAAGCGCGGATCGTTGAAACGGCTGTCGATCACGAGGTCGCAGCCCTCGAAGCCCGCTTCCCCGGCTATGGTGAAGATATCCCTGATCGGCAGGTAATAGAGACAGCCGGTAGAGAAGAGTATCTTCACTTTGGCGCTTTTACCCGACTCGTGACGCAGGGAGGTAGGCAATACTGCCGCGGAGGGACGCGCAATGAACCGTCATAGGATCATTATTCTTTCGTCGATATCGGTAAGGATCCTGTATTTCCCGTTTTCGATGACGACCGTGTTCTCGATGCCGCACGCGCCTTTCTTCGGAAAGACGATCTTGGGCTCGATCGCAAAGACCATGCCCTCCTCGAGGGGATAATCATGGGTTGCGGAGATGAAGGGAAATTCGGCAAGCTCGATGCCTATGCCGTGGGCGAGGAAGCGTACTTTGTGAGGTTTATAGCCGAGATAAACATCGCCAAAGCCGAGCTCATCGGCAAGGTCGACCGAATATTCGAAGAGGTCGCGGCTTACCATGCCGGTCAGGGCCTTCTCGAGGACACGGTAATGGATCTCGCGGCATGCCTCGTAGGCGAGGATGTATAGATCGGGCATGGAGCCGATGGCATACATGCGGGTCTGGTCTACCTGGTATCCATGGTAACAGATGCCGAAATCGATGAGAATGGGCTCGTTCTTCCTCACCTTCTTCATGCTTGCCCCCACCGGAAAAGCGGGCGACAAGCCGAGACCGCCCATGGGGGAATCGGACTGGCTCACGATGCTTCCCGTCCGTCCGCTTATTATATGCCACGTGTAAGCTTCGTAATTGAGGGACCTGGTCCGGAGAAGCCCCTCGTGGCCCAGCTTCTTGGCATGAGCTTCGAGTATCCCGCCGATCTCGATCTCCGTCATTCCCTCCTTCAGTATGGAGGGAATGATCCCGTATACCTCTTTTTGAATGGCCGCCGCCCTTTCCATCAGTCCGATCTCGAAAGGTGATTTGATCTTCCTGAGCTCCTTGGTGAGAGGCGATACGTTGATGAGCTCGGCGTCGTCGATTATCTCTTGAAACTTCACTACATCATTGTAGGGGATCACGTCGAGCTGAAGCCCCACCCTCTTCATGGGGCTTATGTGGGTCTTGATATCCTTATGCGACCGGATGGGGATGATTGCAGAGAGGGGAGATTCTCGTCTTGCCCGGTTGATTTCCTGCTTTACGAACAGGATGGGCTCGCCGTCGAGGGGCACGAAGAGGAGGCTGTCCTGCATGGTGCCTGAAAGGTAAAAATAATCGATTTTATAATGGAAGAAGGCCCCATCGAGAGAGGCCTTTTCCATCAACGGCTTCAGTTTTGCGATCCTGCTGCCGATCTCTTCTTTTGAAGCGTATTGCATAGACCGTCCTACTTATCCTTCCACACTGCCTTTCTCTTCTCCATGAATGCGCTTATGCCTTCATTGGCATCTTCCGTCTTCATGCAGTCGTGGAGGTAGATCATCTCCGATGCCTTGAGGGCTTCCATGAAGTCCACATTGAGCCCGGCCTTGATGGCCCGTCTCGTCCACATGGCCACCGGACGGCTCTTGTTCAGGAACTCGGCGAGGAACTTGTCCACCCCTTCCTTGAAATTTTCAACGGGAATGACTGCGTTCACGAGGCCGATCGCCTCGGCTTCCTTCGCGCTGATCACTTTGCCCGTGAGCAGCAGCTCATAGGTTTTTTTAAGTCCGATGATCTTGGGGAACCATGCAGCCGCCACGGGAGGGAATACGCCCACGGCGATCTCAGGCTGACCGATCCTCGATTTCTCCGACGCGATCACGATATCGCAGAAGGCCATAAGCTCGCACCCTCCACCCAGGGACCTCCCATTCACTACCGCCACGGTCGTCACATCGAGCTCCGCCATGAGTCGGAACATGCGATGGAAGACTTCGATCATCTCGTTCACTTTGTCAGGGGTATGGTCCGCTACGTCGACGCCGTCACAGAACGCCTTTTCTCCTGCGTGGTCAAAGACGAGGAGCTGTACGGTAGGATCCTTTTTCACTTCCATAATTACCTGGTTGATCTCTTTCATCATCGAGATAGTGAGCCAGTTGGAAGGAGGCGTATTCAGGGTGATCCGTGCTACTTTATTCTTATTCTCATATGTGATGGAATTGAAGCTCATGATAATTCTCCCTTCTTTCCCGCCCCACCTTGTGCGGCGCCGATGACGGGCCTTCATTCGAGAGGGGCTGGTCTTGTTTTATTCCTGCGCCCGCAATACCCTCATAGGGTGAATAAAAAAGGGGGGGATATACCCCCCCTTCGTAATGCGCGTCTTACTTGGGTTTGCCCATAACAGCGCCCATGAAATTGTCGTCCACCAGTGCGCCCTCTGCGATGAGCTGGCGATACTTGATGAAATCGATTGTATCCATACCGGTGATCTTCTTGGTGTTGAATGCGCCGAAACCGAGATAGGCTTCGCCCATCATGTTCGTGGCCAGCCAGTATCTGTGGTCGTTCTTCATGGTATCCCAGAAGAATTTCTTTTTCTGACGGATGCCGTCGATTGACTTGTTCAGGCATCCCGGGAAGAGGTTCGCGAAGGTCCAGACGACCTTGTTGACCTCTGCGTCGAGGAGTGCGAAATCGTAGTCGTTGTTTTTCAGTTTCTCGTTGACCCAGCCTCTGGCCTGTTTGCCCTCGTCGCCGGTCTTGTTCTCGCCGTAAACGATCTCGCCGTCTTTGACGTATGACTCGGTGATTACCTGCGGGTTCCTTACCCATTTGCCGCTGTCGTCTTTCAGGACGGGGACTGCCTTGGAGATGAGGTTTTTCGCCTTCATCTTATATGCGGACCACATCTCGCAGCTTACGCAGTTCCACATTGCATCTTCTGCGGTCAGGAACCACGGGAGGAAATCGGAGGAGCCGCCCACAGGGGCTGAACCATGACGCGGACCGGCCTGGCCGTAGATGGCGAGGTCGGAAGAGATAGCGAGGTCACAGGCAAGGCCGATTTCCTGGCCGCCGGCGACTCTCATGCCGTTTACGCGGGAGATAACGGGTTTCTTGCACATAAGGATGGCATCGACCATGTTGTTGAAGAGTTCCATGTATGAGCCGTACTCTTCCGGACGCATGCTGTAATATTCTGAATATTCTTTCGTGTTGCCGCCCGTGCAGAAGGCCATCGGGCCTGTGCCGGTGAAAACGACGGCCACGACCGAGCGGTCGGTGGAGGAGTTCTCGAAGCCTGCGATTACGCCCTTCACCATCTCGGTGGTGTAGGAGTTATACTGGCCAGGGTTGTTCAGCCTGATCCATGCGACATAAAGACCCGGAACTACATTGCCCTTCGGGTCCGTGAGGGGTTTCTTTTCGTATACGGTGCAGGGAGCTTCCGTTCCCCAATGGTTTTCGCCGTGCCTGCTGTGATCCTTCATCGATTCTTCTCTGGGCATCCAACTCAGCATAAATTTCCTCCTTATAAGGTTTATTAGACGTCGTTAAAAATCAGGTGTCAAAACAACTCTCTTTGCGGGAGAGCCGGCCTTGTGAATCTCTTCGAAGGTGGCCGCGATCGTGCTCATGGGCCGAACCTCGACGAAGGGATCGATCGTGATCTTCTTGGAGAGGACCATGTCGAGAACGATCGGATAATACTCGGGCAGGCAGCCCCAGGTCCCGATGACTTCCGCGTCGAAAGCCATGAGCTTGGAGAACATATACTCGCTCTTCGCCATGCCGAAACCGACGAGGACCAGTTTGCCTACGAATGAAAGAAGGTCGAGGGCCAGTTCCTGGCCGGCTTTCGAGCCTGTTACTTCGAAGATCTTCCAGCCCGTGTTATCGACGGCTTTGGATTTGCAGAACGCTCTCCATTCGCCCACTACATCTTTATTCGTCTTGTCGATGGTGCTTATTACCGCGTCGCACCCATATTCCAGGGCTCTTTTGAGTTTATCGGGATTCCGGGCGATGCCGATGACGTTCTTCGCGCCGAGGGCTTTCGCGGTCTGGGCCATATAGACGCCTACGCCGCCTGTCGCTCCGATGATAATTACATTGTCGCCCGGTTGCAGGTCGGCTCTCTTGGCCGCCTGATAGGGAGTCGTTACCGCATCAGCCACCACGGCGAGCTGCTCGAGGGCATAGCTTCCCCTGTTCTTGACTTCGCAGAGGTCTACCGTAGGGACAGGTATATAGTTCGCGAAACCGCCGTACACGCCGATAGAGTTTCCCGGCATCTTCTGGGCGAGGCACCTGTTGCCCCTGCCTGTCTT harbors:
- a CDS encoding methyltransferase domain-containing protein, producing MKSRIIEREEFSWPDRSTQRYCTVRERYFHEGRPAGLASSDNGTGYTEGILNIMDVKPEWTVLDMACADGALAIALAERVKHVTAVDFSENMLEILKARLITKSITNVKPIHGQWEDDWNGLGIGMHDVAVASRSVRADDLLDTVLKLNSFAKKRVYLSTAVGDGPFDRAIYEATGRTLNMGPSYTYVYYNLIYRRMGILANIAFVRESRENEWSSLQEALDSQKWMFGDLTMEEDEKLRRHLDRTLIEADGRWRLPYERECRWAVMSWEKE
- a CDS encoding MBOAT family O-acyltransferase — encoded protein: MLFNSLDFLIFFALTAIGFFAIPERFRWALLLLASYVLYMSWEPAYTVLLAALTLFNYYAALRIARAQSVREKKTALILSLLSNAGLLFLFKYLGLFSLSVQALCRSLNMTVAIPVVSLALPVGISFYTLKIMNYTVDVYRGKVEPERRLGFFALYAAFFPQLLAGPIDRAAKLLPQFHEKTGFDYQRVRDGLALMLWGFFQKMVIADNLAVMVDKVYDNPALHGAPVLALASLLFTFQIYCDFSGYSDIAIGAARVFGYKSMQNFDRPYFSASIPEFWRRWHISLSTWFRDYLYIPLGGNRGSRARWYMNLMIVFLVSGLWHGANWTFVVWGAIHGCFYVISTLTLGVRERIAVLTGLARVPSVHKGLRVAITFCLVTFAFIFFRAPTLSHGVTIVERLVTGWGGTFGQDGAGALMAFIRSNFFEFSVGLLSVALMETVHLVQDRPKARDMFRSGPAWVRWPLYYGLIAAVLLLGSFGSRQFIYFQF
- the radA gene encoding DNA repair protein RadA, producing the protein MAKKTAFMCDECGYETSKWLGRCPRCGNWETVKEFRAESGSIEAPEKPVLVREEDFIEERVVLGIEEMDRVLGGGLTRGSSILLGGDPGIGKTTLCFEIASKMVELGHGVLYVSGEESLRQLSSRRRRLMLSHPFPMLTTSSMEDILTAIEEASYGLVIIDSIQSIYNPRLPMLPGSPSQIKDVSSRLIREMKRKETAHVFIGHVTKEGAIAGPKILEHMVDTVLYFEGDKTLPYRMLRAIKNRYGSVDEVGIFQMQKEGLISVENASQFFVAERGEIGPGSTLFPYISGSRPLILEVQAITPKTNFAMPKRLSLGYDMNRLYILIAVIEKVLGKTLFDRDIYVNVTSGMKVTETAIDLAVAAAILSSFLDRSLGKDTALVGEVGLTGEVRRVAGIEARVKECERLGITKIFCPRSMEKMDGMDIVTLKNLKEFYEHITGK
- a CDS encoding PAS domain S-box protein; its protein translation is GWNHYAEKVFGWSSYEAVGNDFFIFTAPPAPYETPSPLPAADGVPVHEIRTHSNKQGSTITCEWSHHIGRDGKGTMTGAVSVGNVTRVMGAIEPADESSRFLQALIDSIPDPIYYKDGNGKYLNCNKAFAMVLGKEREQIVGRTVFDLHPLDLARHYQEKDSQLFQNPGVQTYEASFMYADGMRHDVIFVKGTFLDKEGAIGGLIGVIRDITERRRAETRLSESEERYRIAIEHSNDGVGILKGDHHVYVNQRYLEIFGYDKVEEPLKKNIFNTVHPDDREKVRAINRARQKGEPVPSRYEFKGVRKDGSPIHVEVSATEITYRDEPAGLVYLRDVTERKIALDKLQESESKYRTLFDHATAAIFIVKDDQFIDCNQKALTVFDCSREEIMAQTAFRFAPSGEGEAKDPSQRLRERFAAALAGQTQFFESKAVRYDGSPFDAEISLSRIELEGEYMLQVIIQDITQRKETERELETKSLSLEEVNVALRVLLRQREKDKNEVGDHILRNVEDLVLPYIDILKQRRMDEQQNAYLNVLEINLKNIISPFMHRLTSVFGGFTPAEIKVANFIREGKTIKEIARIIGVSESSVNTHRQHIRNKLGLANRKTNLRTYLMSLSR
- the fabI gene encoding enoyl-ACP reductase FabI; its protein translation is MTSTTLEERKKGLAEIIGAGFSSFLNGKKGLVLGMANENSIAYGCGLVFRLLGAELAVTYSHEKTERYVRPLAEEMGCPIIMPCDVTVPGQLEAVFERIDETWGKLDFALHSIAFAPKEDLHARVADSSREGFLTAMDTSCHSFIRMARLCEPLMTDGGSLLTITYYGSEKVVEHYNVMGPVKAALESVVRYLAAELGPERIRVNSISPGPIRTRAASGIDHFDDLVTRAETVSPERHIVSIEEVGFLAAFLVSNRSRSITGGLHFVDGGYHIMG